ATGATTATGTTTCAGGAGAAGTCCTCAACATCAACGCAGGAAGGTATATGAATTAGGGTTAGCAATTAAAACGCTGTTGTTATGTCGATATAGCCTTTTTTGACAGCAGTTTTCAACGCAAAGTTAATGAGAATAAGACCAATAATAAAGTATGAAATGTTAATAGCATATGTAAACGATACAAGACCAAAGGTGGAGTACCCGCTTAAAAATGTTGTAAGGTGTCTTCCAAAAAGAGCATACCTTCCAAGTTCAATTGCAGAAGAAAGTGGAAAATAAAGAGAAGCAAAGTAGCCAAATTTTGGAAGAATCGTTGGAGGAAACATTGCACCACTTATTAAGAATAGTGCGCCAAAAAGTATATCCATAACGCTTGTCTCTTCTCTTATCGATAAAAGGTAGTAACTTGCAAACATAAGAGCAATTCCAAAGGAGCCAATAAAACCAGCAACAAGAGCCGCCATTAGCAGCCAGACGTTAACCGAAAGGGTTAATCTAAAAACAGGAATAAATATAAGTAACACAATAATGCTTGCAGAAACCTGCAAAATCACATAGCCTATAGCCCTGCCAAGCGTGTATATTACATAGTTCGTTTTTGAGACGATAATATATTTAAGCATCCTGTAGTGCTCCCTATCGTCAATTACAGTAAAAGATGTGTTGAAAAATAATGAAGAAAAAACAAAGTAAAAAAGAGAGCCAACAAAAGCAAACCCGAAAACATCAGTATTAAATCCCCTTGCAAGAAAACCGTAAATTATAATTACAGGAAGCGTTGTCGAAAATGCAAAAAGAAGAATATAGATAGCATAAAGCCACTTTTTGGTCCAGTTGCTCTCGATTTGTATACCTACATAAATTGACGCAATTAAGCCCCTGATTATTGCCATTTTAGTGTTAATTTACCTTCCCTCTTGGAAAGCATCTCAATGTAGACAAGCATCTTAAGAGCAATAACGAGGAAAAGAGTGCCAAGTGCAGCAAGAATCGCAGCCTCAATCTTCCAATGTAGAAACCACATTTTATAACTCTTTAAAAGAATTTGCCTCAAAGCGTCAAGCCCAAGGGCAAGGGGAATTGCAGAAACGATTGCAGCAAAAGTAGTCCCTAAAACTTTTATAGGAAAGTAAAATCCCGAAGCAATTGATACAGGGTCTTGAATTAGTAACATGACTCTCCATAATTCTCTTCCGTAAAAAAGGAAAAGTGCAGAAAACATCATGCCAACTGAATAAAGTGCATATATAGAAATAAAAAAGACTATGATGGCTGCGGAAGGATTCGAAACAAGAATTGTAACTTTAAAGACAAAAACTCCAACAAAAAGGACAAGAAGAGCCCTGAAAGTTGTATGGATAAAACCGCCTAAAGTGAGCCCGAGTAAAAATGCTGAAAGTGGTGCAGGCGAAAGAACTATCATTTGAAGATTTCCCATCTCTTTTTCCCAATATAGCTGTGATGCAACCGACCAAAGCACATTGAGCCAGTAAGGCGTCATAAATCCGCCAAGAAGGATAATTCCCGCAAACTCTTCGCTTGCGTTAATACTTCTGAAGACATAAATATATGTAGCCATTGTGAGGAATGCACCTATCACTGAACTTATCATCCAGTTTAGGTCTCTTTTGAACTGTGCTACAACCCTTACATAGGCTCTTGCCCAAACAGTTCTAAGATATAACTCAACTTTCTTCTTCATCCTCTAACCTTTTTCCAACAAGTTTAATAAAAACATCCTCAAGAGTTGGTTCTATTTTCCTTAATGTCAAAATGTCTTTTTGGGTTTCGACAATCTTTTGAATAACATTTGCAATCATGCGCTCTTCAGGTAGACTTAGATTTATAATACTTCTATTGCTTTCAAAATCATGCTTAATTGAGCAAGCGATGCCCAGATCATCTAAAAAATTCTTAATTTCCTCGGAAGTTTCTTTTGAAAGAAGCATCGTCTCTATTTCAAAGTACTTTTCACTTGAGATAGATGACTTTAAGTTTTCAGGAGTATCAAGCGCAACTATCTTGCCCTTGTTTATGATGGCTACCCTGTTGCATAACTCGTTTGCCTCTGCCATATAATGTGTCGTAAGAAGAACTGTCCTCATTGGCTTTTCCTTTACCCAGTTAGATACAATATTTCTAATTGTGCGTGCCGCCTCAACATCAAGCCCAATTGTAGGCTCATCTAAAAATAGAATTTTGGGATCGGTAATCAAACCCCTCACAAGGTTAATCTTTTGCATCATCCCAG
The nucleotide sequence above comes from Caldisericum sp.. Encoded proteins:
- a CDS encoding ABC transporter permease, yielding MAIIRGLIASIYVGIQIESNWTKKWLYAIYILLFAFSTTLPVIIIYGFLARGFNTDVFGFAFVGSLFYFVFSSLFFNTSFTVIDDREHYRMLKYIIVSKTNYVIYTLGRAIGYVILQVSASIIVLLIFIPVFRLTLSVNVWLLMAALVAGFIGSFGIALMFASYYLLSIREETSVMDILFGALFLISGAMFPPTILPKFGYFASLYFPLSSAIELGRYALFGRHLTTFLSGYSTFGLVSFTYAINISYFIIGLILINFALKTAVKKGYIDITTAF
- a CDS encoding ABC transporter permease → MKKKVELYLRTVWARAYVRVVAQFKRDLNWMISSVIGAFLTMATYIYVFRSINASEEFAGIILLGGFMTPYWLNVLWSVASQLYWEKEMGNLQMIVLSPAPLSAFLLGLTLGGFIHTTFRALLVLFVGVFVFKVTILVSNPSAAIIVFFISIYALYSVGMMFSALFLFYGRELWRVMLLIQDPVSIASGFYFPIKVLGTTFAAIVSAIPLALGLDALRQILLKSYKMWFLHWKIEAAILAALGTLFLVIALKMLVYIEMLSKREGKLTLKWQ
- a CDS encoding ATP-binding cassette domain-containing protein; this translates as MDKAIVVKNLTRIYRKGKESFLALNGISFDVNWGEIFGFLGPNGAGKTTTIKILSTLLYPTSGRAFVGGFDVLSEVQKIREIINLVSGGESAGYGILTVKEALWMFSQFYGIPNKIANERIEYYLKLVDMWDARSTLLNRLSTGMMQKINLVRGLITDPKILFLDEPTIGLDVEAARTIRNIVSNWVKEKPMRTVLLTTHYMAEANELCNRVAIINKGKIVALDTPENLKSSISSEKYFEIETMLLSKETSEEIKNFLDDLGIACSIKHDFESNRSIINLSLPEERMIANVIQKIVETQKDILTLRKIEPTLEDVFIKLVGKRLEDEEES